A region from the Canis lupus dingo isolate Sandy chromosome X, ASM325472v2, whole genome shotgun sequence genome encodes:
- the HCFC1 gene encoding host cell factor 1 isoform X4, which translates to MASAVSPANSPAVLLQPRWKRVVGWSGPVPRPRHGHRAVAIKELIVVFGGGNEGIVDELHVYNTATNQWFIPAVRGDIPPGCAAYGFVCDGTRLLVFGGMVEYGKYSNDLYELQASRWEWKRLKAKTPKNGPPPCPRLGHSFSLVGNKCYLFGGLANDSEDPKNNIPRYLNDLYILELRPGSGVVAWDIPITYGVLPPPRESHTAVVYTEKDNKKSKLVIYGGMSGCRLGDLWTLDIETLTWNKPSLSGVAPLPRSLHSATTIGNKMYVFGGWVPLVMDDVKVATHEKEWKCTNTLACLNLDTMAWETILMDTLEDNIPRARAGHCAVAINTRLYIWSGRDGYRKAWNNQVCCKDLWYLETEKPPPPARVQLVRANTNSLEVSWGAVATADSYLLQLQKYDIPATAATATSPTPNPVPSVPANPPKSPAPAAAAPAVQPLTQVGITLLPQAATAPPTTTTIQVLPTVPGSSISVPAAARTQGVPAVLKVTGPQATTGTPLVTMRPASQAGKAPVTVTSLPAGVRMVVPTQSAQGTVIGSSPQMSGMAALAAAAAATQKIPPSSAPTVLSVPAGTTIVKTVAVTPGTTTLPATVKVASSPVMVSNPATRMLKTAAAQVGTSVSSAANTSTRPIITVHKSGTVTVAQQAQVVTTVVGGVTKTITLVKSPISVPGGSALISNLGKVMSVVQTKPVQTSAVTGQASTGPVTQIIQTKGPLPAGTILKLVTSADGKPTTIITTTQASGAGTKPTILGISSVSPSTTKPGTTTIIKTIPMSAIITQAGATGVTSSPGIKSPITIITTKVMTSGTGAPAKIITAVPKIATGHGQQGVTQVVLKGAPGQPGTILRTVPMGGVRLVTPVTVSAVKPAVTTLVVKGTTGVTTLGTVTGTVSTSLAGAGGHSTSASLATPITTLGTIATLSSQVINPTAITVSAAQTTLTAAGGLTTPTITMQPVSQPTQVTLITAPSGVEAQPVHDLPVSILASPTTEQPTATVTIADSGQGEVQPGTVTLVCSNPPCETHETGTTNTATTTVVANLGGQPQPTQVQFVCDRQEAAASLVTSTVGPQNGSVVRVCSNPPCETHETGTTHTATTATSNMAGQHSCSNPPCETHETGTTSTATTAMSSIGTNPQPDARRAYVAGSTPAVVRIGVAPGASEGAQGFVKPLCQTRQTSVTSTTMTVMATGAPCSAGPLLGPGLAVESGGRGTTFVQLAPVSGQVRPSVPGGKDTPVASLSQLVSVGRQLEAHHTHTTNTPTTVRSTMGSGEPSEARGTPMPAYESSPGPAVTVTALEALLCPSATVTQVCSNPPCETHETGTTNTATTSNAGSTQRVCSNPPCETHETGTTHTPTTATSSGGAGQPEGGQQPPAGRPCETHQTTSTGTTMSVSVGALLPDTVPSHRTLESGLEVAAPPTITPQAGASLLAPFPTQRVCSNPPCETHETGTTHTATTVTSNMSSNQDPPPAASDQGEVESTQGDSVNITSSSAVTTTVSSTLTRAVTTVTQSTPVPGPSVPPPEELQASPGPRQQLPPRQLLQPASTPLMGESAEVLSASQTPELQAAVDLSSTGDPSSGQEPTSSAVVATVVVQPPPPTQSEVDQLSLPQELMAEAQAGTTTLMVTGLTPEELAVTAAAEAAAQAAATEEAQALAIQAVLQAAQQAVMAGTGEPMDTSEAAAAVTQAELGHLSAEGQEGQATTIPIVLTQQELAALVQQQQQLQEAQAQQQHHHLPTEALAPADSLNDPTIESNCLNELAAAVPSTVALLPSTGTESLAPSNTFVAPQPVVVASPAKLQAAATLTEVANGIESLGVKPDLPPPPSKAPVKKENQWFDVGVIKGTNVMVTHYFLPPDDAVPSDDDSGTVPDYNQLKKQELQPGTAYKFRVAGINACGRGPFSEISAFKTCLPGFPGAPCAIKISKSPDGAHLTWEPPSVTSGKIIEYSVYLAIQSSQAGGEPKSSTPAQLAFMRVYCGPSPSCLVQSSSLSNAHIDYTTKPAIIFRIAARNEKGYGPATQVRWLQETSKDSSGAKPASKRPMSSPEMKSAPKKSKADGQ; encoded by the exons ATGGCTTCGGCCGTGTCGCCCGCCAACTCGCCAGCGGTGCTCCTGCAGCCTCGCTGGAAGCGAGTGGTGGGCTGGTCGGGTCCAGTGCCCCGGCCCCGCCACGGCCACCGCGCCGTGGCCATCAAGGAACTCATCGTGGTGTTTGGCGGCGGCAACGAGGGGATAGTGGACGAACTGCACGTGTACAACACGG CAACTAACCAGTGGTTCATCCCAGCCGTGAGAGGGGACATCCCCCCTGGGTGTGCAGCCTATGGCTTCGTGTGTGACGGGACCCGCCTGCTAGTGTTTGGTGGGATGGTGGAGTATGGGAAATACAGCAACGACCTCTATGAGCTCCAG GCAAGCCGGTGGGAATGGAAGAGACTCAAAGCCAAGACGCCCAAAAATGGGCCCCCTCCATGTCCTCGGCTTGGGCACAGCTTCTCCCTTGTGGGCAACAAATGCTACCTGTTTGGGGGTCTGGCCAACGATAGTGAGGACCCCAAGAACAACATTCCAAG GTACCTGAATGACTTATATATCCTGGAATTGCGGCCAGGCTCCGGAGTCGTAGCCTGGGACATCCCCATCACTTACGGCGTCCTGCCTCCACCCCGGGAGTCACATACGGCTGTGGTCTATACTGAGAAAGACAATAAGAAGTCCAAGCTGGTGATCTACGGAGGGATGAGTGGCTGCAGGCTGGGGGACCTCTGGACCCTGGATATTG AGACCCTGACGTGGAATAAACCCAGTCTCAGTGGGGTGGCACCTCTTCCTCGAAGTCTTCACTCAGCCACGACCATAGGAAACAA AATGTACGTGTTTGGTGGCTGGGTGCCTCTCGTCATGGATGACGTCAAAGTGGCCACACACGAGAAGGAGTGGAAGTGTACCAACACACTGGCTTGTCTCAACCTGG atACCATGGCCTGGGAGACCATCCTGATGGACACGCTGGAGGACAATATTCCCCGGGCCCGAGCTGGCCACTGTGCCGTAGCCATCAATACCCGCCTATACATATGGAGTGGGCGCGACGGCTACCGAAAGGCCTGGAACAACCAGGTCTGCTGCAAGGATCTCTGGTACCTGGAAACAG AAAAgccaccgccccccgcccgggtACAGCTGGTGCGAGCCAACACCAACTCCCTGGAGGTGAGCTGGGGGGCAGTGGCGACAGCCGACAGTTACCTTCTGCAGCTCCAGAAATATGACATTCCTGCCACGGCTGCTACTGCCACCTCCCCCACACCCAATCCAGTCCCGTCTGTGCCTGCCAACCCTCCCAAGAGCCCTGCCCCAGCAGCAGCCGCACCTGCTGTGCAGCCGCTGACCCAAGTAGGCATCACGCTCCTGCCCCAGGCTGCCACCGCGCCcccgaccaccaccaccatccaggTCTTGCCGACAGTGCCTGGCAGCTCGATTTCCGTGCCCGCTGCAGCCAGGACTCAAG GTGTCCCTGCTGTTCTCAAAGTCACCGGTCCTCAGGCTACAACAGGAACCCCATTGGTCACCATGCGACCTGCCAGCCAGGCTGGGAAAGCCCCCGTCACCGTGACCTCCCTTCCTGCAGGCGTGCGAATGGTTGTGCCAACGCAGAGCGCCCAGGGGACG GTGATTGGCAGCAGCCCACAGATGAGTGGCATGGCTGCGCTGGCAGCTGCAGCTGCCGCCACCCAGAAGATCCCTCCTTCCTCAGCACCCACTGTGCTGAGCGTCCCGGCGGGCACCACCATCGTCAAGACCGTGGCTGTGACACCTGGCACCACGACCCTCCCGGCTACTGTAAAGGTGGCCTCCTCACCAGTCATG GTGAGCAACCCAGCCACTCGAATGCTGAAGACTGCAGCCGCCCAGGTGGGGACATCCGTCTCCTCTGCTGCCAACACATCCACTCGCCCCATCATCACAGTCCACAAATCAGGGACTGTGACTGTGGCCCAGcaagcccaggtggtgaccacgGTGGTGGGTGGAGTCACCAAGACCATCACCCTGGTGAAGAGCCCCATCTCTGTCCCAGGAGGCAGCGCTCTG ATTTCCAACCTTGGCAAAGTGATGTCAGTGGTTCAGACCAAACCAGTTCAAACGTCAGCGGTCACAGGCCAGGCATCTACGGGCCCGGTGACTCAGATCATCCAG ACCAAAGGGCCCCTGCCAGCCGGGACCATCCTGAAGCTAGTGACCTCAGCAGATGGCAAgcccaccaccatcatcaccaccacgcAGGCCAGTGGGGCTGGGACAAAGCCCACCATTCTGGGCATCAGCAGCGTGTCCCCAAGCACCACCAAACCTGGCACGACCACCATCATCAAGACCATCCCCATGTCAGCCATCATCACACAGGCTGGCGCCACAG GTGTGACCAgcagtcctggcatcaagtcccccATCACCATTATCACCACCAAGGTGATGACTTCTGGAACTGGAGCACCTGCCAAAATCATCACAGCTGTCCCCAAAATCGCCACTGGCCATGGGCAGCAAGGAGTGACTCAG GTGGTGCTAAAGGGGGCCCCTGGACAGCCAGGCACCATCCTCCGCACCGTGCCCATGGGGGGTGTCCGCCTGGTCACCCCTGTCACTGTCTCTGCCGTCAAGCCAGCTGTCACCACGTTGGTTGTGAAGGGCACCACAG GTGTCACAACCCTCGGTACAGTGACAGGCACCGTTTCCACCAGCCTGGCCGGAGCTGGGGGCCACAGTACCAGCGCCTCCCTGGCCACACCCATCACCACCTTGGGTACCATTGCCACCCTCTCAAGCCAAGTGATCAACCCCACTGCCATCACAGTTTCGGCCGCGCAGACCACACTGACGGCGGCCGGTGGGCTGAccacccccaccatcaccatGCAG CCTGTCTCTCAGCCTACACAGGTGACTCTCATCACGGCGCCCAGTGGCGTTGAGGCCCAGCCCGTGCATGACCTCCCCGTGTCCATTCTGGCCTCACCTACTACAGAGCAGCCCACGGCCACAGTCACCATTGCCGATTCAGGCCAGGGGGAGGTGCAGCCAGGCACCGTGACGCTGGTGTGCTCCAACCCGCCCTGCGAGACCCACGAGACGGGCACCACCAACACGGCCACCACCACCGTTGTGGCTAATCTCGGGGGGCAACCCCAGCCCACCCAAGTGCAGTTCGTCTGTGACAGACAGGAGGCAGCCGCTTCTCTCGTGACCTCAACGGTCGGGCCACAGAACGGCAGCGTGGTTCGCGTCTGCTCCAACCCGCCGTGCGAGACCCATGAGACGGGCACCACGCACACGGCCACCACCGCCACGTCCAACATGGCCGGCCAGCACAGCTGCTCCAACCCGCCGTGCGAGACCCACGAGACGGGCACCACCAGCACCGCCACCACCGCTATGTCCAGCATCGGCACCAACCCACAGCCAGACGCCCGGCGTGCCTACGTGGCTGGCAGCACTCCCGCTGTGGTCCGGATTGGCGTGGCCCCTGGGGCGTCAGAGGGAGCCCAGGGTTTTGTCAAGCCCTTGTGCCAAACCCGCCAGACCAGTGTGACCAGCACCACAATGACTGTGATGGCCACGGGAGCCCCATGCTCAGCTGGCCCACTCCTTGGGCCAGGTCTGGCCGTGGAGTCTGGTGGCCGCGGCACCACTTTTGTGCAGCTGGCTCCCGTGAGCGGCCAGGTCAGACCCAGCGTTCCTGGTGGCAAGGACACCCCCGTGGCCAGCCTGAGTCAGCTGGTGTCCGTGGGGCGCCAACTGGAGGCCCATCACACCCACACAACCAACACCCCCACCACAGTCCGCTCCACCATGGGTTCCGGGGAGCCCAGCGAGGCCCGGGGGACCCCCATGCCCGCGTATGAGAGCTCACCTGGTCCTGCTGTGACTGTGACAGCCCTGGAGGCGCTGCTGTGCCCCTCGGCCACCGTCACCCAAGTCTGCTCCAACCCACCCTGCGAGACCCACGAGACGGGCACCACCAACACCGCCACTACCTCGAACGCAGGCAGCACCCAGCGGGTCTGCTCCAACCCACCCTGCGAGACCCATGAGACAGGCACCACCCATACACCCACCACCGCCACGTCCAGTGGGGGTGCGGGCCAGCCCGAGGGTGGGCAGCAGCCCCCTGCCGGCCGCCCCTGTGAAACACACCAGACCACTTCCACCGGTACCACCATGTCAGTCAGTGTGGGTGCCCTGCTCCCCGATACCGTCCCCTCCCACAGGACCCTAGAGTCGGGCTTGGAAGTAGCGGCACCACCCACCATCACCCCCCAGGCTGGTGCTTCGTTGCTGGCTCCTTTCCCGACACAGAGGGTCTGCTCCAACCCCCCTTGTGAGACGCACGAGACGGGCACCACGCACACAGCCACCACAGTCACCTCCAACATGAGCTCAAACCAAG ATCCCCCACCAGCGGCCAGTGACCAGGGAGAGGTGGAGAGCACCCAGGGTGACAGCGTGAACATCACCAGCTCCAGTGCCGTTACAACGACCGTGTCCTCCACACTGACGCGGGCTGTGACCACTGTGACACAGTCCACACCGGTCCCAGGTCCCTCGGTGCCG CCCCCAGAGGAACTCCAGGCCTCGCCAGGGCCTCGCCAGCAGCTGCCGCCACGGCAACTCCTGCAGCCTGCCTCCACACCCCTGATGGGGGAGTCCGCCGAGGTCCTGTCAGCTTCCCAGACCCCTGAGCTCCAAGCCGCCGTGGATCTGAGCAGTACAGGGGACCCGTCTTCGGGCCAGGAGCCCACCAGCTCAGCTGTGGTGGCCACCGTGGTGGTCCAGCCGCCCCCGCCCACACAGTCCGAAGTAGACCAGTTGTCCCTTCCTCAAGAGCTGATGGCTGAGGCCCAGGCGGGCACCACCACCCTCATGGTGACGGGCCTCACCCCTGAGGAGCTGGCGGTGACTGCCGCCGCTGAAGCGGCTGCCCAGGCCGCAGCCACAGAGGAGGCCCAGGCCTTGGCCATCCAGGCGGTGCTCCAGGCTGCACAACAGGCCGTCATGG CAGGCACCGGGGAGCCCATGGACACGTCCGAGGCAGCAGCAGCTGTGACGCAGGCGGAGCTGGGCCACCTGTCGGCTgagggccaggagggccaggccACCACCATTCCCATCGTACTGACACAGCAGGAACTGGCGGCCCTggtgcagcagcagcagcagctgcaggaggCGCAGGCCCAACAGCAGCACCACCACCTCCCCACTGAGGCTCTGGCGCCCGCTGACAGCCTCAACGACCCGACCATCGAGAGCAACTGCCTCAATGAGCTGGCCGCGGCTGTCCCCAGCACTGTGGCCCTGCTGCCCTCCACGGGCACCGAGA GCCTGGCCCCCTCCAACACCTTTGTGGCCCCCCAGCCCGTCGTGGTAGCAAGCCCCGCAAAGCTGCAGGCTGCGGCCACCCTGACCGAGGTGGCCAACGGCATTGAGTCTCTGGGCGTG AAGCCAGACCTACCGCCCCCGCCCAGCAAAGCCCCCGTGAAGAAGGAGAATCAGTGGTTTGATGTGGGGGTCATTAAGGGTACCAACGTAATGGTGACACACTATTTCCTGCCACCAGATGATGCTGTTCCTTCAGAC GATGACTCGGGCACCGTCCCCGACTACAACCAGCTaaagaagcaggagctgcagccGGGCACAGCCTATAAGTTCCGTGTTGCCGGGATCAATGCCTGTGGCCGAGGGCCCTTCAGCGAGATCTCGGCCTTTAAGACGTGTCTGCCTGGTTTCCCAGGGGCCCCCTGTGCCATTAAAA